One segment of Methylotuvimicrobium sp. KM2 DNA contains the following:
- the der gene encoding ribosome biogenesis GTPase Der: MLPVIALVGRPNVGKSTLFNYLTRSREALVADYPGLTRDRQYGRVNRGQRDCLVVDTGGIADDADGIDSFAKKQVQVALDEADVVFFIVDAREGLNASDQSIAENLRKLDKPVVLVVNKIDGVDANAAVADFYALALGEPYKIAATHGRGVFELLAHVDELLPMAETDEAEIDAGIGIAIVGRPNVGKSTLVNRLLGEERVVVFDEPGTTRDSIYIPFERNGQKFTLIDTAGMRRRSKIALTVEKFSVIKSLQAIEKANVVIYLIDAAEGVTDQDAHLLGLVLEAGRALIIGLNKWDGLGVDQKDLIKRQLDIKLSFVDFAQKHPISALHGSGVGKLFDVVHELYDAAMIDMSTPVLTNFLKDAVTTHQPPLVHGRRIKLKYAHQGGRNPPVVVIHGTQTDALPGSYKRFLMNYFRDRLGLKGTPIRLEFKSPVNPFAGIKNKLTDRQVKKKQRLVRHAKKK; the protein is encoded by the coding sequence ATGTTACCTGTGATTGCCCTAGTAGGGCGCCCTAATGTCGGTAAATCGACATTATTCAATTATTTAACACGAAGCCGCGAGGCTTTAGTCGCCGATTACCCCGGGTTGACCCGCGACCGGCAATACGGTCGAGTCAACCGCGGTCAGCGCGATTGCCTGGTCGTCGATACCGGCGGGATTGCCGATGACGCGGACGGTATCGATAGCTTTGCCAAAAAACAAGTGCAAGTCGCGCTCGATGAGGCCGATGTGGTTTTTTTTATCGTCGATGCGCGCGAAGGGCTCAACGCCTCCGATCAAAGCATTGCCGAAAATCTTAGAAAACTCGATAAGCCGGTCGTCTTAGTCGTCAATAAAATCGACGGTGTCGACGCGAATGCGGCTGTCGCCGATTTTTATGCGCTGGCGCTTGGCGAGCCTTATAAGATCGCCGCGACACACGGACGCGGCGTATTCGAGTTATTGGCGCATGTCGATGAATTGTTGCCTATGGCCGAGACGGATGAAGCCGAGATCGATGCCGGAATCGGCATTGCAATCGTCGGGCGGCCAAATGTCGGTAAGTCGACGCTGGTCAATAGGTTATTGGGAGAAGAACGGGTCGTCGTTTTCGATGAGCCGGGTACGACTCGCGATAGCATTTATATTCCGTTTGAACGTAACGGTCAAAAATTTACCTTGATCGATACGGCCGGGATGCGTCGACGGTCCAAGATTGCGCTGACCGTTGAAAAGTTCAGTGTTATTAAATCATTGCAAGCGATCGAAAAAGCCAATGTGGTCATTTATTTGATCGATGCCGCCGAAGGCGTGACCGATCAGGATGCGCATTTGTTGGGGCTAGTCTTGGAAGCCGGGCGGGCATTGATTATCGGCTTGAATAAATGGGACGGCTTGGGCGTCGATCAAAAGGACCTGATCAAACGGCAACTGGACATTAAACTGTCTTTCGTCGATTTTGCGCAAAAGCATCCGATTTCCGCTTTGCACGGAAGTGGAGTCGGTAAATTGTTCGATGTCGTGCATGAGTTATACGATGCGGCGATGATCGACATGTCGACGCCGGTGCTGACCAACTTTTTGAAGGATGCGGTGACTACACACCAACCGCCGCTGGTTCATGGAAGACGCATTAAATTGAAATATGCGCATCAAGGCGGCAGAAACCCGCCGGTCGTGGTGATACACGGTACGCAAACCGATGCCTTGCCGGGATCGTATAAACGGTTTTTGATGAATTATTTCCGCGACCGTTTGGGGCTCAAAGGGACGCCGATTCGTCTCGAATTCAAATCGCCGGTCAATCCGTTCGCCGGAATCAAAAATAAATTGACCGATCGTCAAGTCAAGAAAAAGCAAAGATTGGTCAGGCATGCGAAAAAAAAATAG
- a CDS encoding DUF411 domain-containing protein: MKKILAIMMMLSFGFAGRLALAEIGQVKDVVVYRSPSCGCCGKWVKHLKDNNFNVIDNVVHDVDSVKRKYGVPGELASCHTAILGDYVIEGHVPVEDIEKLLGLSVDVSGIAVPGMPVGTPGMEMGDRKDAYKVIAFDKENRKQVFSVHED, encoded by the coding sequence ATGAAAAAAATATTAGCAATAATGATGATGCTATCTTTTGGTTTTGCCGGGCGCTTAGCCCTGGCCGAGATTGGACAGGTTAAGGATGTTGTGGTTTATCGAAGCCCCTCTTGTGGATGTTGTGGAAAATGGGTTAAGCATCTCAAGGATAATAACTTTAATGTGATTGATAATGTTGTTCACGATGTTGACTCGGTTAAACGCAAATATGGGGTTCCCGGCGAGTTGGCTTCCTGCCATACGGCGATATTGGGCGATTATGTGATCGAAGGTCATGTGCCTGTCGAGGATATCGAAAAGCTCTTGGGTTTAAGTGTCGATGTTTCAGGTATTGCCGTTCCGGGGATGCCTGTCGGGACGCCTGGTATGGAAATGGGCGATCGCAAAGACGCCTATAAAGTCATTGCTTTCGATAAAGAAAATCGCAAGCAGGTCTTTAGTGTGCATGAAGACTAA
- a CDS encoding tetratricopeptide repeat protein: MAIYETEEEQVEALKRWWKENGRSTITGVIVGIVIIVGWNIWQDYKQNQALQASALYAQLLNAQNEGNLESAQKIAERIQDQFGGTAYSDYANLFDAKIKVQQGDLAAAKQSLEAVAKSGGDEIAQVARLGLIRILLAKGEYEQGLQMIAEAKYSDGFSGAYDELKGDLYVALDRLGEARTAYQAALRSGHKSPLLQFKLDDITEAEIIVK; this comes from the coding sequence ATGGCAATTTACGAAACAGAAGAAGAACAAGTCGAAGCCCTTAAGCGTTGGTGGAAAGAAAATGGGCGCTCTACGATTACCGGCGTGATTGTCGGTATTGTGATTATCGTCGGCTGGAATATTTGGCAGGATTATAAGCAAAACCAGGCTTTACAAGCATCGGCTTTGTATGCGCAATTATTGAATGCGCAAAACGAAGGTAATTTGGAGTCCGCCCAAAAAATCGCCGAACGGATACAGGACCAATTCGGTGGTACTGCTTACAGCGATTACGCCAATCTATTCGATGCGAAAATCAAGGTGCAGCAGGGTGATTTAGCAGCCGCGAAACAAAGTCTCGAGGCAGTTGCAAAAAGCGGCGGCGACGAAATTGCTCAAGTTGCAAGGCTCGGCTTGATTCGTATTTTGCTGGCAAAAGGCGAGTATGAACAAGGCTTGCAAATGATTGCCGAAGCAAAATACAGTGACGGTTTTTCCGGTGCGTATGACGAATTGAAAGGCGACTTGTATGTTGCGCTCGATCGCTTGGGAGAAGCGCGCACGGCTTATCAAGCCGCATTGCGTAGCGGACATAAATCGCCGTTGTTGCAATTTAAGCTGGATGACATTACCGAAGCTGAAATCATTGTTAAGTAA
- a CDS encoding EAL domain-containing protein, which yields MNQVAAKVLLIEDNPGDVKLVQVLLESSDEHQQPFELIKVGQLSDAFPLLAKGGIMAILLDLGLPDGNGIDTLIRVHAAAPMIPIVVLSAEEDEMLAIRSVQLGAQDFLVKQGISGMLLRRAICYAIERKRLMEQLQYLAHYDVLTGLANRKLFYDKLKHDVIGARRSKKSLALIFLDLNDFKKINDSLGHHAGDELLKNVAKRLSGSVRASDCVARMGGDEFTIILNGLNNAEEAALIADKILKALVEPFKFEGSVMTVRASLGIATYPDDSDELEKLIGAADSAMYKAKVSGSEKISRYCFYSAAMTAKVQHEIKKVRQLKHAFENGEFELYYQPEVDVHSGKIIGMEALLRWRHPDRGVLTPSSFMQDLEDTGLIVPVGEWVIRKACEQCKVWQDQNFPPLTVSINISAKQFRHNGFVDGVLGAIDQLRVNPSLIELDFNEETLWEEEARSVIVLDRLSRVGVKLSLDHFGSGSISFKTLTRFPIHAIKIDYTLIAQASTDSAETAIAKAAIEIAHIFSIKGLAGGIETQAQLEWARRIACDEVQGYLYSKPLPVDEATALIARHDSLSPQD from the coding sequence ATGAACCAGGTTGCCGCTAAAGTATTGCTGATCGAGGATAATCCGGGCGATGTTAAATTAGTTCAGGTATTGCTGGAGTCGAGTGATGAGCATCAGCAGCCTTTTGAATTGATTAAAGTCGGGCAGCTAAGCGATGCTTTTCCTCTTTTGGCGAAAGGCGGCATCATGGCAATATTGCTCGACTTAGGGTTGCCCGACGGTAATGGGATCGATACGCTAATTCGAGTGCATGCTGCCGCCCCTATGATTCCGATAGTCGTGCTCAGCGCCGAGGAAGATGAAATGCTGGCGATACGCTCGGTACAATTGGGGGCACAGGACTTTTTGGTCAAACAAGGTATTTCGGGCATGCTGCTCAGGCGGGCGATCTGCTATGCGATCGAGCGAAAGCGCTTGATGGAACAATTGCAGTATTTGGCTCATTACGATGTATTGACCGGGCTTGCGAATCGAAAGTTGTTTTACGATAAGTTGAAACATGATGTGATCGGGGCAAGGCGTTCGAAAAAATCGCTGGCATTGATCTTTCTTGATCTGAACGACTTTAAAAAAATCAATGATTCTTTGGGGCATCATGCCGGCGACGAATTACTCAAAAATGTTGCGAAACGTTTATCCGGTAGTGTAAGGGCCAGCGACTGCGTGGCCAGAATGGGCGGCGATGAGTTTACGATTATCCTCAATGGTTTGAATAACGCAGAGGAAGCCGCTTTGATCGCCGATAAGATTTTAAAGGCTTTGGTCGAGCCGTTTAAGTTTGAGGGTTCCGTGATGACCGTTCGCGCTAGCCTGGGAATCGCAACTTATCCCGATGATAGCGATGAATTGGAAAAGCTAATCGGGGCGGCCGATTCGGCAATGTACAAAGCCAAAGTGTCGGGCAGCGAAAAAATCAGCCGGTATTGTTTTTATTCGGCGGCAATGACTGCAAAGGTTCAGCATGAGATAAAAAAGGTTCGGCAACTTAAACATGCCTTCGAAAACGGTGAGTTCGAGTTGTATTATCAGCCGGAAGTCGACGTTCATAGCGGAAAGATCATTGGCATGGAGGCTTTGTTACGCTGGCGCCATCCTGATCGCGGAGTTTTGACGCCGTCCTCGTTTATGCAGGATTTAGAAGATACCGGCCTGATCGTTCCCGTCGGCGAATGGGTCATACGGAAAGCCTGCGAACAATGCAAAGTTTGGCAAGACCAAAATTTCCCGCCATTGACGGTGTCGATTAATATTTCGGCAAAACAATTTCGCCATAACGGTTTTGTCGATGGTGTATTGGGCGCTATCGATCAGCTACGTGTGAATCCGTCTTTAATTGAATTGGATTTTAACGAAGAGACGCTATGGGAAGAAGAGGCGCGCTCCGTTATCGTGCTGGACCGATTAAGCCGAGTCGGTGTGAAACTGTCGTTGGATCATTTCGGTAGCGGATCGATTTCTTTTAAAACGTTGACTCGCTTTCCGATTCATGCCATCAAAATTGATTATACGCTGATTGCTCAGGCGTCAACCGATTCGGCTGAGACGGCGATAGCCAAGGCCGCTATCGAAATTGCTCACATATTCAGCATCAAAGGCTTGGCGGGAGGTATTGAAACCCAGGCGCAACTCGAGTGGGCACGCCGAATTGCTTGCGATGAGGTGCAAGGATATCTCTATAGCAAGCCTCTTCCGGTTGACGAGGCAACAGCATTAATTGCTAGGCATGATTCTTTGAGTCCGCAAGACTAA
- a CDS encoding protoglobin domain-containing protein — MDDLHSVRAISDQELSDRLALIQLSTRDIELLKNLHARLKDVRMDFLDDFYVQMLQFDETSKLLSDPEQVERLKTKQAAYFERLIEGRYDHDYVKDRVQIGATHHRIGLKPQWYIGAYHFYLAWLFEQMQSTPLNENKQCFEALLAVIKVILFDIELAIDAYFQADHDMLRLMAQVFESNVEGVLISDTRGRILHANRKVSSIAGYSHEELLLLPVTSLLAPQERDVFVDYWRGIKVGSPWQGETYLQKHDGKSFPAWVNVSAVMDDNNQVTHFVIEFSDISAYREAQEALQQRTEELARSNKELEQFAYVASHDLQEPLRMVASFTQLLARRYAGKLDADADEFIHYAVDGATRMQTLINDLLAYSRVGTRVKPFEAVSLEVVLQKALDNLRLVVEESGAEIFRPTLPTIMGDTVQLTQLFQNLIANAIKFRGEASPKIHISASCSDDFWRVELNDNGIGIAPEFFERIFVIFQRLHTKEDYPGTGIGLAICKKIVERHGGTISVESEPGQGATFIVILPKIKSEEVN; from the coding sequence ATGGACGATTTACATTCAGTAAGAGCGATAAGCGATCAGGAGCTTTCCGATCGTCTAGCGCTTATCCAATTATCGACTCGCGATATCGAGTTGCTAAAAAACTTGCATGCCCGGTTGAAAGACGTTCGCATGGACTTTCTCGATGACTTTTACGTGCAAATGCTACAGTTTGACGAAACGAGCAAGCTTTTATCGGATCCCGAACAAGTCGAACGCCTAAAAACAAAACAAGCTGCCTACTTCGAACGTTTAATCGAAGGTCGGTACGATCACGATTATGTCAAGGATAGGGTGCAAATCGGCGCAACGCATCATCGTATCGGTTTGAAGCCGCAATGGTATATTGGCGCTTATCATTTTTACTTGGCTTGGCTTTTCGAGCAAATGCAGAGCACTCCTCTTAACGAAAACAAGCAGTGTTTTGAAGCTTTGTTGGCCGTTATCAAAGTTATTTTGTTCGATATTGAATTGGCGATCGATGCGTATTTTCAAGCCGATCACGATATGCTCAGGCTCATGGCTCAAGTGTTCGAAAGCAATGTCGAGGGGGTATTGATCAGCGATACCCGAGGGCGAATTTTGCATGCCAATCGTAAAGTTTCGTCGATAGCAGGTTATTCTCATGAGGAATTATTGCTTTTGCCGGTGACAAGCTTATTGGCGCCGCAAGAGCGGGACGTGTTTGTCGACTACTGGCGGGGCATTAAAGTCGGGTCGCCCTGGCAAGGCGAAACGTATTTGCAAAAACATGACGGAAAATCGTTTCCAGCCTGGGTTAATGTCAGCGCTGTGATGGATGATAATAATCAAGTGACTCATTTTGTCATCGAATTTTCCGATATTAGCGCCTATCGCGAAGCACAAGAAGCATTGCAGCAACGTACCGAGGAGTTGGCAAGATCCAATAAAGAATTGGAGCAGTTTGCCTATGTCGCATCGCATGACTTACAAGAACCGCTGCGCATGGTGGCCAGTTTCACGCAATTATTGGCGCGCCGATATGCAGGTAAGCTGGATGCCGATGCCGACGAGTTTATTCATTATGCGGTCGATGGCGCGACACGAATGCAAACCTTGATCAACGATTTGTTGGCATATTCCAGGGTCGGAACGCGAGTGAAACCGTTCGAGGCGGTGAGTCTCGAAGTCGTGTTGCAAAAAGCCTTGGATAATTTACGGCTTGTTGTCGAGGAAAGCGGCGCGGAAATCTTTCGGCCAACCCTGCCTACCATCATGGGCGATACTGTCCAATTGACTCAATTGTTTCAAAATTTGATCGCCAATGCGATTAAATTCCGTGGCGAAGCGTCACCGAAAATACATATTTCGGCATCATGCTCAGACGATTTTTGGCGAGTCGAATTAAATGATAACGGAATCGGAATAGCGCCTGAATTTTTTGAACGTATTTTTGTGATTTTTCAACGTTTGCATACGAAGGAAGACTATCCCGGAACCGGAATCGGCCTTGCGATCTGCAAAAAGATCGTCGAGCGCCACGGAGGAACGATTAGCGTCGAATCGGAGCCCGGTCAGGGCGCTACTTTTATTGTGATATTACCTAAAATCAAAAGCGAGGAAGTGAACTGA
- the bamB gene encoding outer membrane protein assembly factor BamB: MRLLLVALFGFSVAGCTALESLSGITDYFLGGEDNTDPPSELTQYEPEIELEYLWKESVGSGAGEKFLKLIPAVHDGKIIAADTKGLALALDLKTGEEIWEADTEAKFAGGPGVSDSTVVLGTSDGNVVALNMVNGSERWSVPVSSEVISVPVVSQGVIVVRTTDGRVMALNEADGATLWEYELSVPALSIRGTGAPIVLNENVICGFANGKLLSLRLSDGKHIWETSIAIPGGRTEIERLVDLVVDPVATDGVIFIASYRGGTSGVLEQNGDVIWRNADVSSYTGMSHDWRYLYISDVSSDVWQLDQRNGASLWKQSDLHQRKLTAPVAYDNYVVVGDFEGYLHWLSKSDGRQMGRIRITDAAIDAQPVVVDDVLYVYAKNGVLAALKARLL; encoded by the coding sequence ATGAGACTGTTACTTGTTGCTCTGTTTGGTTTTAGCGTAGCGGGGTGTACTGCCCTGGAATCGTTAAGCGGGATTACCGATTATTTTTTAGGCGGTGAGGACAACACCGACCCGCCGAGCGAACTGACCCAGTATGAACCTGAAATTGAATTAGAGTATCTCTGGAAAGAGTCGGTCGGTTCGGGAGCCGGCGAGAAGTTTTTAAAGTTGATTCCGGCTGTTCATGACGGAAAAATTATTGCCGCCGATACTAAAGGACTGGCATTGGCATTGGATTTGAAAACCGGCGAAGAGATTTGGGAAGCCGATACCGAGGCTAAGTTTGCCGGTGGCCCAGGCGTTTCCGATTCGACCGTCGTGCTTGGTACCAGCGATGGCAATGTTGTGGCGCTGAACATGGTTAATGGTTCAGAGCGCTGGAGCGTTCCTGTGTCGAGCGAAGTGATTTCGGTTCCGGTTGTGTCGCAAGGCGTTATTGTCGTCAGAACTACGGACGGCAGAGTAATGGCTTTGAATGAAGCCGATGGCGCCACGCTTTGGGAATACGAGCTGAGCGTCCCGGCATTGAGTATCCGCGGCACCGGTGCGCCAATCGTGCTCAATGAAAATGTCATCTGCGGTTTTGCAAACGGAAAATTATTGTCGTTGAGGCTAAGCGACGGTAAGCATATCTGGGAAACCAGTATTGCAATTCCGGGCGGGCGAACCGAAATTGAAAGGCTGGTCGATTTAGTTGTCGACCCGGTCGCAACCGATGGCGTGATTTTTATTGCCAGTTATCGCGGTGGAACGAGCGGGGTGCTGGAGCAAAATGGCGATGTTATTTGGCGTAATGCCGATGTTTCGTCTTATACCGGTATGAGTCATGATTGGCGTTATCTTTATATAAGCGACGTCAGCAGCGATGTATGGCAACTCGATCAACGTAACGGTGCTTCATTATGGAAGCAAAGCGATCTACATCAACGAAAGTTAACGGCGCCGGTAGCCTACGATAATTATGTCGTGGTCGGCGATTTCGAAGGGTATCTGCATTGGTTGTCTAAAAGCGACGGCAGGCAGATGGGGCGCATTCGGATTACCGATGCGGCGATCGACGCGCAGCCGGTCGTCGTTGACGACGTGCTGTATGTCTATGCAAAAAACGGCGTTCTTGCCGCATTAAAGGCACGGCTATTATAA
- a CDS encoding EAL domain-containing protein: protein MKILLIEDHKPDAILLRELLSENSADQIHLFHLERLGDALEALKSREFDIALLDLSLPDAFGQETFRRLNRVAPSLPIIVLTGIDDQELAMDLAQAGAQDYLVKSELSGGLLHRSMHYAIERKRAELKLRLAATVFESTLEGIMITDAKTNIISVNEAFCEITGYGSEEIIGCTPAMFESERHSKAFFRQLWDILNKTGQWRGEIWNRRKSGEVFPAWVNISAVPNIADDRFGHYVAVFTEITELKLSEERLNYLAHHDPLTGLPNRLLFQDRLEQGVLQAQRRKSMIAVMFLDLDRFKLINDTLGHPIGDELLVAVAERLRRCARETDTIARLGGDEFAVILSSMTREEDVEHVAQKIIQALSSVFCVGGHEVFVTTSIGITFYPGLNNDRSKLLEQADVAMYHAKKHGRNNYQYYTADMNAAAYERLMLETNLRRALEREEFRLYYQPQIDVQTGVVTGVEALIRWQSPELGLVSPGKFIPLLEETGLIVPVGEWVIETACRQMKEWIDAGYPAMTMAVNLSARQFHQVDLVEKIAQILQELSLPPELLELELTESMVMESVDSAIEILHRLKRMGVKVAIDDFGTGVSSLGYLKHFPIDTLKISHDFVLNLPRDSVDASIASAVINLARNMQLSSVAEGVENSEQMDFLSAHDCERLQGYLFSRPVPAENIAELLETWQSMPKKSR, encoded by the coding sequence ATGAAAATATTATTAATTGAGGATCATAAGCCGGATGCGATATTGTTGCGTGAATTGTTGAGCGAAAATAGCGCCGATCAAATTCATTTATTTCATTTGGAGCGACTAGGCGATGCGCTTGAGGCTCTGAAAAGTAGAGAGTTCGATATTGCATTGCTCGACTTGTCGTTGCCGGATGCTTTTGGGCAGGAAACCTTTCGACGTTTGAATCGAGTTGCACCGAGTTTGCCGATCATTGTCTTGACCGGGATCGACGATCAAGAGCTGGCAATGGATCTGGCGCAGGCAGGGGCTCAAGATTATCTAGTCAAGAGCGAATTGAGCGGCGGGCTTTTGCATCGTTCGATGCATTATGCGATAGAACGTAAACGGGCCGAATTAAAACTTCGTTTGGCGGCCACGGTATTCGAAAGCACGCTCGAAGGTATCATGATTACAGATGCCAAAACTAATATCATCAGCGTCAACGAAGCATTTTGCGAAATCACTGGCTATGGCAGCGAGGAAATTATCGGTTGCACGCCTGCGATGTTCGAGTCGGAACGTCATAGTAAGGCTTTTTTTCGGCAATTATGGGATATTCTTAATAAAACCGGTCAATGGCGCGGAGAAATATGGAATCGCCGTAAAAGCGGAGAGGTGTTTCCGGCCTGGGTTAATATCAGCGCAGTACCTAATATAGCGGACGATAGATTCGGACATTATGTCGCGGTATTTACTGAAATTACCGAACTTAAACTATCCGAAGAAAGATTGAATTATCTAGCGCATCACGATCCGTTAACCGGACTGCCTAATCGGCTGTTGTTTCAAGACAGATTGGAGCAAGGCGTTCTGCAAGCGCAGCGTAGAAAAAGCATGATTGCCGTCATGTTTCTGGACTTGGATCGGTTTAAATTAATCAACGATACGCTCGGTCATCCGATTGGCGACGAGCTTTTAGTCGCGGTTGCCGAGCGCCTGCGTCGATGCGCGCGCGAAACCGATACGATTGCCCGTTTGGGCGGCGATGAGTTTGCGGTTATTTTGTCGAGCATGACGCGCGAAGAAGATGTCGAGCATGTGGCGCAAAAGATTATTCAAGCCTTGTCTTCGGTGTTTTGCGTGGGCGGGCATGAGGTCTTTGTCACCACGAGTATCGGAATTACGTTTTATCCGGGGCTCAATAACGATCGAAGTAAACTTCTGGAGCAGGCCGATGTCGCGATGTATCATGCGAAAAAGCACGGCCGCAATAACTATCAATATTATACGGCGGATATGAATGCCGCAGCATATGAGCGGTTGATGCTCGAAACGAATTTACGAAGAGCGTTGGAAAGGGAGGAGTTCAGGCTGTATTATCAACCGCAGATTGATGTCCAAACCGGCGTCGTGACCGGTGTCGAGGCGTTGATTCGTTGGCAAAGTCCGGAGCTTGGTTTGGTTTCTCCAGGAAAATTCATTCCTTTGCTGGAAGAGACAGGTTTGATCGTTCCGGTTGGCGAATGGGTTATAGAAACCGCTTGCCGCCAAATGAAAGAATGGATTGATGCCGGATATCCGGCCATGACGATGGCGGTTAATTTATCCGCAAGACAGTTTCATCAAGTCGATTTAGTGGAAAAAATCGCGCAAATTTTACAAGAGCTTAGTTTACCGCCTGAGTTGTTAGAGTTGGAATTGACTGAAAGCATGGTCATGGAGAGCGTCGATTCGGCAATTGAAATTCTACATAGGTTAAAGCGAATGGGCGTCAAGGTGGCAATCGACGATTTCGGCACGGGGGTTTCATCTCTGGGGTATTTAAAACATTTTCCGATCGATACCCTGAAAATCAGTCATGATTTCGTATTGAATCTGCCTCGCGATTCGGTGGATGCCTCAATCGCTTCGGCAGTTATTAATCTAGCGCGCAACATGCAGTTGAGTAGTGTCGCCGAAGGCGTGGAAAATTCCGAGCAAATGGACTTTTTGAGCGCCCATGATTGCGAGCGTTTACAAGGGTATTTATTCAGTCGACCGGTTCCGGCGGAAAATATAGCTGAGTTGCTGGAAACATGGCAGTCTATGCCGAAAAAATCGCGCTAA
- a CDS encoding secondary thiamine-phosphate synthase enzyme YjbQ — MWIQKQIKISSKKRGFHLITPEICQGLPEIGAIKCGLLHLFIQHTSASLGINENADPDVRIDMEAYFSKTVPENEPYYQHTLEGSDDMPAHIKNIMIGCQLTIPVGSGRLLLGTWQGVYLCEHRENAGTRNIIATMTGEPLHR, encoded by the coding sequence ATGTGGATCCAAAAGCAAATAAAAATTAGTTCAAAAAAACGCGGCTTTCATTTAATCACCCCTGAAATCTGTCAAGGCTTACCCGAGATAGGTGCGATCAAGTGCGGGTTATTACATCTATTTATCCAGCATACCTCGGCGTCTTTGGGTATTAATGAAAATGCCGATCCCGATGTCAGAATAGATATGGAGGCTTATTTTTCCAAAACGGTCCCGGAAAATGAACCATATTATCAACATACGCTCGAAGGAAGCGATGATATGCCGGCGCATATAAAAAACATTATGATCGGCTGTCAGTTGACAATACCGGTGGGTTCGGGGCGGTTGTTGTTAGGAACATGGCAAGGTGTTTATCTATGTGAGCATCGGGAAAATGCCGGTACGAGAAATATCATTGCGACGATGACGGGCGAGCCGCTGCATCGCTAG
- a CDS encoding response regulator, with product MSLEEIGRAAEFLLVEDNPGDVRLTREALTESKVKNNLNVVGDGEEAMAFLKRQGKYAEAPRPDVILLDLNLPKKNGREVLEEIKADPSLKRIPVVIITSSEAEQDVLRTYDLHVNCYVNKPVDLEQFIKVVQSIETFWLTIVKLPSEIA from the coding sequence ATGAGTTTGGAAGAGATTGGCCGTGCCGCGGAGTTTTTGCTGGTAGAGGATAATCCGGGCGATGTGCGCTTGACCAGAGAGGCTTTAACCGAGAGTAAAGTCAAAAACAATTTGAACGTGGTTGGCGATGGGGAGGAAGCAATGGCCTTTTTGAAACGGCAGGGAAAATATGCCGAAGCCCCGCGGCCCGATGTTATTCTGCTCGATCTCAATCTCCCCAAAAAAAACGGCCGCGAAGTCTTGGAAGAAATTAAAGCCGACCCGAGTCTAAAGCGAATTCCGGTTGTCATTATTACTTCCTCCGAAGCCGAGCAGGACGTTTTGAGAACTTATGATCTGCATGTCAATTGTTATGTCAACAAGCCGGTGGATCTGGAGCAATTTATCAAGGTGGTGCAATCCATCGAAACGTTTTGGTTGACTATCGTCAAGTTGCCTTCTGAAATAGCGTAA